A window of the Salarias fasciatus chromosome 7, fSalaFa1.1, whole genome shotgun sequence genome harbors these coding sequences:
- the ano2a gene encoding anoctamin-1, with product MSESSSFHSDKLVSLARSLSGLGLDAANGGPASSPGSSEPPPPESGIELGPGLFFADGKRKVDYVLCYKCKKRRSSRPRLSLTSNGSIPMPFPMPIPMSGRWETEAESGEASAPAGEVEDSKLSDEEKALMREEFEAGLLEAGLQIERDKEKANGISFIRLHIPWSILSREAELQKIKVAVKKKCELRKRTGIAGIWDSVVTKVNTPFQPDIPDLDICKDSQTHIRFKTLKHPFIRDKLNLYDITSTETVFDNATRSRIVAEIISRTNCRRTCQTTGIKSLLARGVYVSAFPLHDGSFTRRGRRDQRNDRQLLHEEWANYGVMHKYQPADLIRKYFGEQIGLYFCWLGVYTQLLIPPSVLGIIVFLYGIFTVDDNVPSQETCDENLNITMCPLCDGVCDYWRLSTVCSQARASYLFDNGATVLFAIFMSLWAALFLEHWKRRQMYLKHSWDLTSLEDEEERVQEEMRPEYEEALQEKKDKMKALSKKKQTKAGDGVDGETDQMLASQQEPESLDIEDHLAGYLINISTLLFLIFVTFSAVFGVAVYRICMLSVWSMNPDPEAKASVRMTVTTTGIILNMLVVLVLEEVYGAIAEWLTELELPKTKEEFQEKLIFKSFFLKSMNAFAPIFYVAFFKGRFAGRPGDYVYVFGDYRMEECAPPGCLIELCIQLSMIMLGKQLIQNNVFEILIPKLKKMYRTFQEEKGKKRAAECAEDETEEQRPRQQFDKDFTLEPFEGVSPEYMEMMIQYGFVTLFVASFPLAPAFALLNNVIEIRLDAAKFVTEIRRPDAVRCKDIGIWFNILAGISKFSVITNAFVISFTSEFVPRMVYQFMYSANGTMGGYTEHSLSYFDVSNFPPGSAPNTTLITGVTMCRYKDYRDPPWEPDAYTFSKQYWSVLAAKLAFVIFFQNLAMFLSMLVAWMIPDVPRSLREQLKKENMMLMEFLLNHDQQACAKAQSPNNSASCFPNNIEIVVEAPPEERAEHNVDEREGEEEAEEGEIGVAISVDNQSSDSDPDIGKSFISVEGNGEAVRGGEGEDKDEEPESGEKETSEDVNEKNGKDDKEQQGAEEEEGRQEHNEDEAKEVKAENFTVDLDSFMEELGLLDEDPSPSAAAEAKLPRSGSKQEYQAEKEPALCPSSQRGSSQSLKGSRTEITASDTGTRIFSLIAPPPREPGSKAKARCSTLPSRHRGAEACYSLPRPSHSTSLTKFQQPATLTPLVPLGPSSSASPNPFSPPQTPVHSQPRQAQQPKTQTELFVLKGPPPQKPRSRGKARCSTLPPRQRAPGPEEHSTKPSHSTSFTQLGDRIPPSPSELKRNTPV from the exons ATGAGTGAGTCATCGTCCTTTCACTCAGACAAGCTTGTTTCGTTGGCCCGATCGCTGTCCGGGCTCGGCCTCGACGCCGCCAATGGAGGCCCTGCCAGCTCACCCGGCAGCAGTGAGCCTCCGCCTCCG GAGTCCGGCATCGAGCTCGGCCCTGGGCTCTTCTTCGCCGATGGCAAGAGAAAAGTCGACTATGTACTTTGTTACAAATGCAAAAAACGAAGGTCGTCTCGGCCACGTCTTTCCCTCACGTCAAACGGGAGCATACCGATGCCCTTCCCGATGCCGATACCGATGTCTGGTCGGTGGGAGACGGAAGCGGAGTCGGGGGAGGCCAGTGCGCCggcaggagaggtggaggactcGAAGCTGTCCGACGAGGAAAAGGCTCTGATGAGGGAGGAGTTTGAAGCGGGACTCCTGGAGGCTGGACTGCAGATCGAGCGGGACAAGGAG aaggCAAACGGCATCAGTTTTATTCGACTACACATCCCTTGGTCTATACTCAGTCgagaggcagagctgcagaaGATCAAAGTCGCAGTGAAGAAG AAATGTGAGTTGCGGAAGCGAACAGGCATCGCTGGAATTTGGGATTCTGTTGTCACCAAAGTCAACACACCATTCCAGCCAGACATCCCCGACCTTGACATCTGCAAagattcacaaacacacatccgcTTCAAAACCCTCAAACACCCTTTTATCAGAGACAAGCTCAACCT GTATGACATCACATCAACAGAAACTGTTTTTGACAATGCAACTCGCAGCAGAATC GTTGCTGAGATTATTTCACGTACGAACTGCAGACGCACTTGCCAGACTACTG GCATCAAGTCATTACTGGCTCGGGGCGTCTATGTTTCTGCCTTTCCCCTGCATGAC GGGTCGTTCACACGGAGAGGACGGCGAGATCAGCGAAATGACAGACAG CTCCTCCATGAAGAATGGGCTAACTATGGAGTCATGCATAAATACCAGCCCGCAGACCTGATTAG GAAGTACTTTGGTGAGCAGATTGGGTTGTACTTTTGCTGGCTGGGTGTTTACACTCAGctcctcatccctccctctGTGCTGGGCATCATCGTCTTCCTGTACGGCATATTTACTGTGGATGATAACGTGCCAAG TCAGGAGACTTGCGACGAGAACCTGAACATCACGATGTGTCCGCTCTGCGACGGTGTGTGTGACTACTGGCGTCTGAGCACGGTGTGCTCGCAGGCCCGAGCCTCGTACCTGTTTGACAATGGAGCCACTGTCCTCTTTGCCATTTTCATGTCTCTGTGGG CTGCTTTATTCCTTGAACACTGGAAAAGGCGCCAGATGTATCTGAAGCATTCCTGGGACCTGACGAGTTTGGAGGATGAGGAG GAGCGAGTCCAG GAAGAGATGAGGCCCGAATATGAAGAAGCTCTGCAGgagaagaaagacaaaatgaaagctCTGTCGAAGAAGAAG CAAACTAAAGCTGGTGATGGTGTTGATGGAGAGACAGACCAGATGCTGGCCTCCCAG CAGGAGCCCGAGTCGCTGGACATTGAGGATCACCTGGCAGGATACCTCATCAACATATCCACCTTATTGTTTCTG ATCTTCGTGACCTTCTCAGCAGTGTTTGGAGTGGCGGTTTACCGTATCTGCATGTTGAGTGTGTGGTCTATGAATCCTGATCCTGAAGCCAAGGCCAGCGTGAGGATGACCGTCACCACGACCGGCATCATCCTCAACATGCTGGTCGTTCTGGTGTTGGAGGAGGTCTATGGAGCAATCGCTGAATGGCTGACCGAGCTCG agcttcctAAAACAAAGGAAGAGTTTCAGGAAAAGCTCATCTTTAAGTCATTCTTCCTCAAATCCATGAACGCCTTTGCACCTATTTTCTACGTGGCCTTCTTCAAGGGCAG GTTTGCTGGGCGGCCTGGCGATTATGTTTACGTCTTTGGAGATTATCGCATGGAGGAA TGTGCTCCTCCAGGCTGCCTCATCGAGCTGTGCATCCAGCTCAGCATGATCATGCTCGGGAAACAGCTGATTCAAAACAATGTGTTTGAGATTCTTATTCC GAAGCTCAAAAAAATGTACAGAACTTTccaggaagaaaaaggaaaaaagagagcagcagaatgtgCAGAGGATGAAACCGAAGAGCAGAGACCTCGGCAGCAGTTTGATAAAGATTTCACCCTTGAGCCCTTTGAAGGCGTCAGTCCAGAGTACATGGAAATGA TGATCCAGTATGGGTTCGTGACTTTGTTCGTGGCCTCTTTCCCACTGGCGCCCGCGTTCGCGCTGCTCAACAATGTAATTGAGATTCGCCTCGATGCTGCAAAATTTGTTACCGAGATCCGGCGGCCGGATGCTGTCAGGTGCAAAGACATAG GGATTTGGTTCAACATTCTCGCTGGAATCAGCAAGTTCTCGGTCATTACCAAt gCATTCGTCATCTCTTTCACGTCCGAGTTCGTTCCACGAATGGTGTACCAGTTCATGTACAGTGCGAACGGCACCATGGGCGGCTACACTGAGCACTCGCTGTCTTACTTCGATGTCAGCAACTTTCCACCTGGCTCAGCACCAAACACTACCCTCATCACCGGAGTCACCATGTGCAG GTATAAGGACTACAGAGATCCACCATGGGAACCAGATGCCTACACGTTCTCCAAACAGTACTGGTCTGTCCTGGCAGCAAAGCTGGCCTTTGTGATATTCTTccag AATCTCGCCATGTTCTTGAGCATGCTGGTGGCCTGGATGATCCCAGATGTCCCGCGATCTCTGCGggagcagctgaagaaggagaACATGATGTTGATGGAGTTTCTGCTGAATCACGACCAACAAGCATGTGCCAAAGCTCAATCCCCAAATAATTCCGCCTCCTGCTTCCCCAACAATATCGAAATTGTGGTGGAGGCGCCGCCAGAAGAGCGAGCAGAGCATAACGTTGATGAgagggaaggggaggaggaggcagaggagggagaaatcGGGGTTGCGATCAGTGTGGATAACCAAAGCAGTGACAGCGATCCAGATATTGGAAAGTCATTCATATCTGTTGAAGGAAATGGAGAGGCGGTgcgaggaggtgaaggagaagaTAAAGATGAGGAGCCAGAAAGTGGAGAAAAGGAAACGAGTGAAGACGTGAATGAAAAGAATGGAAAAGATGATAAAGAGCAAcaaggagcagaggaagaagagggaagaCAAGAACATAATGAAGATGAAGCAAAGGAGGTCAAGGCTGAGAATTTCACAGTGGATCTGGACTCCTTCATGGAAGAGTTGGGTCTTTTAG ATGAAGACCCCTCGCCGAGCGCAGCCGCAGAGGCCAAGCTTCCTCGCTCAGGCTCCAAACAAGAATACCAGGCAGAGAAGGAACCTGCGTTGTGTCCGTCATCTCAGAGAGGCTCATCCCAGAGTCTGAAAGGCTCCAGAACGGAGATCACAGCGTCAGATACTGGAACTCGGATCTTCTCGCTAATTGCTCCACCTCCCAGAGAACCAGGTTCAAAGGCAAAAGCCCGTTGCTCCACCCTGCCTTCCCGCCACAGAGGGGCTGAGGCATGTTACAGCTTGCCCCGGCCCAGCCactccaccagcctcaccaAGTTCCAACAACCAGCCACGCTCACTCCTCTGGTTCCCCTGGGCCCCTCGTCGTCGGCTTCGCCCAACCCTTTCTCCCCGCCGCAGACGCCCGTGCACTCGCAGCCTCGCCAGGCCCAGCAGCCCAAAACCCAGACTGAACTGTTTGTGCTGAAAGGCCCTCCACCTCAGAAGCCACGCTCCAGGGGCAAAGCCCGGTGCTCCACGCTGCCTCCGCGGCAAAGAGCGCCGGGTCCCGAGGAGCACTCCACCAAGCCTAGCCACTCCACCAGCTTCACGCAGCTGGGAGACCGCATCCCCCCTTCCCCCAGCGAACTGAAACGCAACACGCCGGTATGA
- the cers3b gene encoding ceramide synthase 2, translating to MLETVKEWLWWDRLWLPANVSWSDLEDNQGRVYAKASHLYAILPCALCLLVIRYLFERYVARPLANVCGVRDRIRTPAEPNPILEKYFCHQASSPSQADVRSLCKKTGWPERRVEVWFRRRRNQNRPRLRKRFSEASWRCAFYFFAFFGGILALYDKPWVYNLREIWAGFPKQTMLPSQYWYYQLEMGFYFSLLLSLTFDVKRKDFKEQVIHHVATLTLLTFSWISNYIRIGTLVMAVHDSADILLEGAKVLNYAKWQKTANGMFVVFTVLFFITRLGIFPFWLIHCTWVYPLELYPPFFGYYFFNVMLVVLLLLHIYWAFLILRMLYKCLFSKLEGDDRSDEEEDDSDSPKERNHKLCHMNGSSARDRANGH from the exons ATGTTGGAGACAGTCAAGGAGTGGCTGTGGTGGGACCGCTTGTGGCTTCCAGCTAACGTGTCCTGGTCCGATTTGGAGGACAACCAAGGTCGAGTCTATGCAAAAGCTTCTCACCTGTACGCCATTCTACCCTGTGCCCTTTGCCTGCTTGTAATCAGATACCTGTTCGAAAG GTATGTCGCAAGGCCGTTAGCCAATGTTTGTGGAGTCCGGGATAGGATTCGAACCCCAGCAGAACCAAACCCCATCTTGGAAAAGTATTTCTGCCACCAGGCCAGCAGTCCTTCACAG GCTGATGTGAGGTCTCTGTGTAAGAAGACGGGTTGGCCAGAGAGGAGAGTAGAGGTGTGGTTCAGGAgaaggaggaaccagaaccgaCCCAGACTTCGAAAGAGGTTCTCTGaagccag CTGGAgatgtgcattttattttttcgcGTTTTTTGGAGGAATCCTAGCTCTCTATGAT AAACCCTGGGTTTATAATTTGAGGGAGATTTGGGCCGGATTTCCTAAACAG ACCATGCTGCCATCGCAATACTGGTACTACCAGTTGGAAATGGGCTTCtatttttctctgctgcttaGTCTGACATTTGATGTGAAGCGGAAA GACTTTAAGGAGCAAGTGATTCATCATGTAGCCACACTGACTCTTCTGACATTTTCCTGGATTTCAAACTATATCCGTATTGGAACTCTGGTCATGGCGGTTCATGACTCTGCTGACATATTGCTTGAG GGTGCAAAAGTACTAAACTATGCTAAATGGCAGAAGACTGCGAACggcatgtttgttgtgtttacaGTTCTCTTTTTCATTACAAGACTTGGTATTTTTCCTTTCTG GCTGATTCACTGCACATGGGTGTATCCTCTGGAGCTCTATCCCCCCTTCTTTGGCTACTACTTCTTCAATGTCATGTTGGTGGTGTTATTATTACTCCACATCTACTGGGCTTTTCTGATATTGCGAATGCTTTATAAGTGCCTCTTCAGCAAG TTGGAAGGTGATGACAGGAGtgatgaagaagaggatgaCAGTGACAGCCCGAAGGAAAGAAACCACAAACTTTGTCATATGAACGGCTCCAGCGCCAGAGACAGGGCCAATGGTCACTGA
- the cfap161 gene encoding cilia- and flagella-associated protein 161, which translates to MAQKRTYNNRVKIGNWNEDLFLGEEEMKEYLNKRERGELAVQKVDLLKENILKPVNLSVTNDGLLHFGDVVMLVNMGGENRECSAVSINADINSLIKTPSPGIQAPCGVSAGRNIQPCTRTAFIITSVDGSPEGSILHFGQSFSLKTTSGFAMGLYLTSDLQSFQKCAKKSRLQEVNLDESCSFLSWWKILYLNPEDRLEFEDQPVTANVKVLIVHCKTNRALAVLEDQVLCTRYGKEYEVAAHTFLDSHKAEKDNNHWVLCTSDPAGVALALVNRQPSAGINKELELA; encoded by the exons ATGGCGCAAAAAAGAACTTATAACAACCGTGTGAAGATTGGAAACTGGAACGAGGACCTGTTCTTAGGAGAG gaagaAATGAAGGAATATTTGAATAAAAGAGAGAGGGGTGAACTTGCTGTCCAGAAAGTAGACCTCCTCAAAGAGAACATTTTGAAACCg GTGAATCTCTCTGTGACAAATGATGGCTTACTGCATTTTGGGGATGTTGTGATGCTGGTGAACATGGGAGGGGAAAACAGGGAATGCAGTGCAGTGAGCATAAACGCGGATATTAACAGTTTGATAAAGACTCCCTCACCAGGCATTCAAGCCCCATGTGGAGTCAGTGCAGGGAGAAATATTCAGCCCTGCACTCGCACGGCTTTCATCATTaccag tGTTGATGGCAGTCCTGAAGGATCGATTCTGCACTTCGGGCAAAGTTTTTCCCTGAAAACAACAAGTGGCTTTGCTATGGGA CTTTACTTAACAAGTGACCTACAAAGCTTTCAAAag TGTGCCAAGAAGTCCCGCCTCCAAGAAGTAAACCTTGATGAGAGCTGCTCCTTTCTGTCTTGGTGGAAGATCTTGTACTTAAACCCTGAGGATCGACTTGAGTTTGAGGATCAACCAGTAACT GCTAATGTGAAGGTGCTGATTGTACACTGCAAAACAAACCGAGCCCTTGCTGTTCTGGAAGATCAAGTCCTTTG CACCAGGTATGGAAAAGAGTATGAGGTAGCAGCTCACACCTTCCTGGACTCCCACAAAGCGGAAAAGGACAACAATCACTGGGTCCTGTgcacctctgaccctgcaggtGTCGCACTGGCACTTGTCAACCGTCAACCGTCAGCAGGAATCAACAAGGAGCTGGAGCTCGCTTAA
- the LOC115391607 gene encoding high-affinity choline transporter 1-like — translation MAVDVPGLVAVVAFYLVILFIGIWGSRKSRKVEKTCDGSKSEVTIVGGRNINIVVGVFTMTATWVGGGYIMGTSEAVYAPSKGLVWALGLPAYAMNFIFGGLVFAKPMRSKRYVTMLDPFQKLYGNAFTALLLLPVLMSDILWVAGVLAALGGTMSIILGLSTSISIVISAVISIVYTFLGGLYSVAYTDIVQLCFIFVSMWLCVPFVVLSPAVTDNLQTSYLNHSNGTTWLGELQLADAGKWTDELLILGLGGLAYQALYQRILSAASATRAQISCLIASVVVFVMGLPSVIIGVMAAAADWNQTAYGLPPPFERGDEGKILPLALQNLAPTWVSVVGIASLAAAVMSSMDSALLSSASVFTQNIYKTTLRKMASERELQWVIRVSVLLLGVAGTGLAFGDDSVLAFWLLSGDFIYCMVFPQLICVLFFRYANTYGAYCGYVLGLGLRLMSGEPLLSIPPVILYPGWRVENGDIIQYFPFRTVAMLISLAAVIAVSTLVHLGFRCRLIPQSWDILKAFEEKTESQLEEMPVPCEEENKTIQTKL, via the exons ATGGCAGTGGATGTTCCTGGACTGGTGGCTGTGGTGGCTTTTTATCTCGTCATCCTCTTCATCGGAATATGGGGATCTCGAAAATCCAGAAAAGTCGAGAAGACATGTGACGGCAGCAAGAGCGAAGTCACCATCGTAGGAGGCCGCAATATCAATATCGTTGTTGGAGTTTTTACGATGACAG CAACATGGGTTGGAGGAGGTTACATAATGGGAACCTCAGAGGCTGTCTACGCTCCTTCCAAAGGCCTCGTTTGGGCTTTGGGACTTCCTGCTTATGCCatgaattttatttttg GAGGACTGGTTTTTGCAAAACCTATGAGGTCCAAGCGTTATGTGACCATGTTGGACCCCTTTCAGAAACTCTACGGTAATGCATTCACGGCCCTGCTCCTGCTCCCTGTTTTAATGAGTGACATTTTGTGGGTCGCCGGCGTCCTTGCTGCTCTGG gaggaacaatgagCATCATTCTTGGCCTGTCAACCTCCATCTCCATCGTCATCTCAGCAGTCATCTCAATCGTGTACACATTTCTGGGGGGTCTCTACTCCGTTGCATATACTGATATCGTTCAGCTTTGTTTCATCTTTGTCAGCATG TGGCTTTGTGTTCCTTTTGTGGTGCTGAGTCCTGCGGTCACTGACAACTTGCAAACGTCCTACTTAAATCACTCGAATGGAACGACCTGGCTTGGCGAGCTGCAGCTGGCAGATGCTGGGAAATGGACGGATGAGTTGCTGATATTG GGTTTAGGTGGACTGGCATATCAAGCTCTCTACCAGAGAATCctgtctgcagcctctgctACTCGGGCTCAAATCTCCTGTCTAATAGCGTCTGTGGTGGTTTTCGTTATGGGATTACCCTCAGTGATCATAGGAGTTATGGCCGCTGCTGCAG aTTGGAACCAGACGGCGTACGGCCTCCCCCCTCCTTTTGAGCGGGGGGATGAAGGGAAGATCCTGCCCCTCGCCCTGCAGAACCTCGCTCCTACGTGGGTCTCGGTGGTGGGCATCGCCTCTCTGGCTGCAGCCGTCATGTCCTCCATGGACTCTGCTCTGTTGTCCTCGGCATCTGTTTTCACGCAAAATATCTACAAGACAACTTTGAGGAagatg GCCTCGGAGAGGGAGCTCCAGTGGGTGATCCGTGTGAGCGTCCTGCTGCTGGGCGTGGCCGGCACCGGCCTGGCGTTTGGAGACGACAGCGTTCTGGCCTTCTGGTTATTAAGCGGAGACTTCATCTACTGCATGGTGTTCCCGCAGCTCATCTGTGTGCTCTTCTTCCGCTACGCCAACACCTACGGCGCCTACTGCGGCTACGTTCTGGGTCTGGGGCTGCGTCTGATGAGCGGGGAGCCCTTACTGTCCATCCCTCCTGTGATTCTCTACCCCGGCTGGAGGGTAGAAAATGGAGACATTATTCagtattttcctttcagaacTGTTGCCATGCTCATCTCTCTGGCAGCTGTTATCGCGGTGTCCACGCTGGTACACCTGGGCTTCCGGTGCAGACTCATTCCTCAGTCATGGGATATACTGAAAGCGTTTGAAGAGAAAACCGAGAGCCAGCTGGAAGAAATGCCTGTCCCATgtgaggaagaaaataaaacaattcagaCAAAGTTATAA